Proteins found in one Malassezia vespertilionis chromosome 5, complete sequence genomic segment:
- a CDS encoding uncharacterized protein (COG:S; EggNog:ENOG503Q4ZX; TransMembrane:8 (i86-109o115-136i180-197o220-241i297-317o329-351i457-475o481-503i)), with the protein MSDSSDGLGESKRLPSQLPSLMTDATHLYSPQMLDRKASDAWPRTPSRPVSSLWSTPGESVRSTSSPFTPEKTGTPADQQGLPVSLGILSMSTYCTLHLVLGATIWLLGLVNDSLGLVGLGFMFVFDALGLLSTTWMRVLDAKAQRETIQHQMTVLAEDTAASPTTAEIAQPFGLRRLETLLDFSLVVYLLFAAIYMCKENLEHALLAAGQPHEEDRQGIHLPVFILLAAMVMTIFTNGLLRCHARLATACGMGLDPRLGLDGLSTRKSRNHARNTSVLSAPLVAAGPLYDAVSNPFGMMTLFFTPVLCFCALFLPATQVASLDKILAGLQGAAMLYISISALGPLCKVLLQASPSQKLPQMLHLHRALDTIEQHALVSQVKDAKVWQLTLPSLAYTKAAGGTEGQSGLAGIMAMKQGSKTPSLVATVHVLLKPEATAEQCAEMVRYVMSVNMDMDMVMVTITAMVITAMVPVMSTAMVTITVTVMVTIMSTAMVTIIITAMVPVMSIAMDIETTTTTPFSSSQRQ; encoded by the exons ATGTCTGACTCCTCGGATGGGCTAGGCGAGTCCAAAAGGCTTCCCTCGCAGCTGCCCTCGTTGATGACCGATGCTACACACTTGTACTCGCCTCAAATGCTGGACAGAAAAGCGTCGGATGCTTGGCCCCGCACTCCATCTCGGCCTGTTTCATCTCTGTGGTCAACGCCGGGCGAATCTGTGCGGAGCACATCGTCCCCTTTTACTCCAGAGAAGACCGGAACACCAGCGGACCAGCAAGGTCTGCCCGTCTCGCTTGGCATCTTGTCCATGTCGACATATTGCACTTTGCACCTGGTGCTGGGCGCAACGATCTGGCTGCTTGGCCTTGTGAATGATTCGCTTGGGCTCGTCGGGCTGGGCTTTATGTTTGTATTTGATGCTTTGGGGCTTTTAAGTACTACTTGGAtgcgcgtgctggacgCCAAGGCACAAAGAGAGACCATCCAGCATCAGATGACGGTGCTTGCAGAGGACACTGCAGCATCACCGACCACAGCAGAGATTGCGCAGCCATTTGGATTGCGCCGATTGGAAACTCTGCTGGATTTTTCTCTTGTGGTCTACCTGTTGTTCGCTGCGATTTATATGTGCAAAGAGAAtctcgagcatgcgctgctcgctgcAGGACAACCCCACGAAGAAGACCGTCAAGGTATCCACTTGCCTGTGTTTATCCTACTTGCAGCAATGGTCATGACCATTTTTACCAATGGGCTACTCCGCTGTCATGCGCGTTTGGCAACTGCATGTGGGATGGGCTTGGACCCACGCCTTGGCTTGGACGGCCTTTCCACACGGAAAAGTAGGAACCATGCGCGGAATACATCTGTACTGAGTGCACCGCTGGTTGCTGCAGGGCCATTGTACGATGCTGTCTCAAATCCATTTGGGATGATGACACTCTTCTTTACCCCGGTCCTTTGCTTTTGTGCCTTGTTTCTGCCTGCGACACAAGTCGCATCTTTGGACAAGATTTTGGCTGGTTTGCAGGGTGCGGCGATGCTGTACATTAGTATCTCTGCACTCGGGCCGCTATGCAAGGTTCTATTACAAGCCTCGCCTTCGCAGAAGTTACCGCAGATGTTGCACTTGCACAGAGCGCTGGATACGATCGAGCAGCATGCATTGGTATCGCAAGTGAAGGATGCAAAGGTATGGCAGTTGACACTGCCGTCGCTTGCATATACAAAGGCCGCTGGCGGCACGGAAGGTCAGTCAGGGTTGGCAGGGATCATGGCTATGAAACAGGGGTCCAAGACGCCATCCCTGGTTGCGACCGTTCATGTTTTGCTTAAACCAGAGGCTACTGCAGAGCAGTGTGCAGAAATGGTACGCTACGT TATGTCGGTCAATATGGACATGGACATGGTCATGGTCACAATCACAGCCATGGTCATCACAGCCATGGTCCCGGTCATGAGCACAGCCATGGTCACGATCACAGTCACAGTCATGGTCACAATCATGAGCACAGCCATGGTCACGATCATAATCACAGCCATGGTCCCGGTCATGAGCATAGCCATGGACATTGAGACGACCACAACGACGCCTTTCTCATCTTCTCAACGGCAATAG